One stretch of Lachnospiraceae bacterium oral taxon 096 DNA includes these proteins:
- the uvrA gene encoding excinuclease ABC subunit UvrA, whose translation MANKFIKIRGAKEHNLKDVSLDIPRDELVVLTGLSGSGKSSLAFDTIYAEGQRRYMESLSSYARMFLGQMEKPDVESIEGLSPAISIDQKSTNRNPRSTVGTVTEIYDYMRLLYARIGTPHCPKCGKEIHKQSIDQMVDKILELPEKTKFQILAPIVRGKKGRHEKVIAQAKKSGYVRVIIDGNLYELSEDIELDKNIKHSIDIVVDRLVVKEGIEKRLTDSLEAALALGEGYAKVDIIGGEILNFSQNFACPDCGISIDAVEPRTFSFNNPFGACPDCVGLGYTMEFDEDLMIPDPSLSINEGAITVMGWQSCNDKKSFANALLLALCEKFGFDLDTPFQDYPKKIHDILIYGTDVEVDVHYTGQRGSGVYPTTFEGLIKNVERRYRETFSETAKAEYEQFMRILPCKSCGGKRLKKEALAVTVGDKNIFDATDMSVVKFREFMDGLKLTPTQAQIGALVIKEIRARVSFLIDVGLDYLSLSRSTGTLSGGEAQRIRLATQIGSGLLGVAYILDEPSIGLHQRDNDKLLGTLKHLRDLGNSVIVVEHDEDTMREADFIVDIGPGAGDHGGKIIATGTAKEIMENPDSITGKYLSGKLFIPIPRQRRVPSGWLKVKGAAENNLKKIDVDIPLGIMTCVTGVSGSGKSSLVNEILYKALARKLNRAHTIAGKYREIEGIEQLDKVIAIDQSPIGRTPRSNPATYTGVFDMIRDLFAATQEAKTRGYSKGRFSFNVKGGRCESCSGDGIIKIEMHFLPDVYVPCEVCGGKRYNRETLEVKYKGKSIYDVLNMTVEEALHFFEHIPSIQKKMQTLYDVGLSYIRLGQPSTELSGGEAQRIKLATELSKRSTGKTVYILDEPTTGLHFADVHKLVEILRRLSDSGNTVIVIEHNLDVIKTADYIIDMGPEGGDKGGTVIAKGTPEEIANVKDSYTGQYVKRYLVPEKYQ comes from the coding sequence ATGGCAAATAAATTTATAAAAATTAGGGGAGCAAAGGAGCATAATCTAAAGGATGTTAGCTTAGATATTCCAAGGGATGAGCTTGTTGTATTGACAGGACTTTCGGGATCTGGAAAATCTTCTCTTGCCTTTGACACAATTTATGCTGAGGGACAGAGAAGATATATGGAGTCGCTATCTTCCTATGCAAGAATGTTTTTGGGACAAATGGAAAAGCCAGATGTAGAAAGTATTGAGGGACTTTCCCCAGCAATTTCTATTGACCAAAAATCAACCAATCGAAATCCTCGTTCGACAGTGGGAACAGTCACAGAAATTTACGACTATATGAGGTTATTATATGCACGCATTGGAACACCACATTGTCCAAAGTGTGGAAAGGAAATCCACAAGCAAAGCATCGATCAGATGGTGGACAAAATTTTGGAATTGCCAGAAAAAACAAAGTTTCAAATTCTAGCACCCATTGTTCGAGGCAAGAAGGGACGGCATGAAAAGGTGATTGCACAGGCCAAAAAGAGTGGCTATGTGAGGGTCATTATTGATGGGAATCTCTATGAGTTGTCAGAGGATATTGAATTAGACAAAAATATTAAGCATAGTATCGACATTGTTGTGGATCGACTGGTGGTCAAGGAAGGTATAGAAAAGCGTCTGACGGATTCTTTGGAAGCAGCACTGGCACTTGGAGAAGGCTATGCCAAGGTAGATATTATTGGCGGGGAAATATTGAATTTTTCTCAAAATTTTGCCTGTCCAGATTGTGGAATTTCCATTGATGCGGTTGAGCCAAGAACATTTTCATTTAATAATCCCTTTGGTGCCTGCCCGGACTGTGTGGGATTGGGATACACTATGGAATTTGATGAGGACTTAATGATTCCTGATCCTTCATTGAGTATCAATGAGGGAGCAATCACGGTGATGGGATGGCAAAGTTGTAATGACAAGAAAAGTTTTGCCAATGCACTTTTGCTTGCTCTTTGTGAAAAGTTTGGATTTGATTTGGACACACCATTTCAAGATTATCCAAAAAAAATACATGATATTTTAATTTATGGAACCGATGTAGAGGTGGATGTGCACTACACAGGACAGCGTGGAAGCGGTGTCTATCCAACGACATTTGAGGGACTCATTAAAAATGTGGAGAGAAGGTATCGAGAGACATTTTCAGAGACAGCAAAGGCAGAGTATGAGCAATTTATGCGAATTTTGCCTTGCAAAAGCTGTGGTGGAAAGCGACTAAAAAAAGAAGCTCTTGCCGTCACTGTGGGCGATAAAAATATTTTTGATGCCACAGATATGAGTGTAGTAAAATTTAGGGAATTTATGGATGGACTGAAACTTACACCGACACAGGCACAGATTGGTGCGTTGGTCATCAAAGAAATTCGTGCGAGAGTGAGTTTTTTAATTGATGTGGGACTGGATTATCTTTCACTGTCAAGATCCACAGGAACACTCAGTGGCGGAGAGGCACAACGCATTCGTCTAGCAACCCAGATTGGATCAGGGCTTTTGGGTGTAGCCTATATTCTTGATGAGCCGAGTATTGGTCTTCATCAAAGGGACAATGATAAACTTCTTGGCACCTTAAAACATTTAAGAGATCTTGGAAATTCTGTCATTGTCGTTGAACACGATGAGGACACGATGAGAGAGGCAGATTTTATTGTAGATATTGGACCTGGAGCAGGAGACCATGGTGGAAAAATTATTGCCACGGGAACAGCAAAAGAGATTATGGAAAATCCAGATTCTATTACAGGAAAATATCTCTCAGGCAAACTTTTTATTCCTATTCCAAGACAGAGGAGAGTGCCAAGTGGATGGTTAAAAGTCAAAGGAGCAGCAGAAAATAATCTCAAGAAGATTGATGTGGATATTCCGTTGGGAATAATGACCTGTGTGACTGGCGTTTCAGGTTCTGGAAAATCTTCTCTAGTCAATGAAATTTTATATAAGGCTTTGGCAAGAAAGTTAAATCGTGCCCACACCATTGCAGGAAAATATAGGGAAATTGAGGGTATTGAGCAATTAGACAAGGTGATTGCCATCGATCAAAGTCCGATTGGAAGAACACCGAGATCAAATCCAGCGACCTACACAGGAGTTTTTGATATGATTCGAGATCTCTTTGCGGCGACACAGGAGGCAAAGACGAGAGGATATAGCAAAGGTCGATTTAGTTTTAATGTCAAAGGTGGAAGATGTGAGTCCTGTAGTGGAGATGGGATTATCAAAATAGAAATGCATTTTTTGCCTGATGTCTATGTGCCATGTGAAGTCTGTGGTGGAAAACGCTATAACCGAGAGACATTAGAGGTAAAATATAAGGGAAAATCAATCTATGATGTACTGAATATGACTGTTGAGGAGGCATTGCATTTCTTTGAACATATTCCAAGTATTCAAAAGAAAATGCAAACGCTCTATGATGTGGGGCTTTCCTACATTCGCCTTGGGCAGCCATCGACAGAGCTCAGTGGTGGAGAGGCACAGAGAATTAAGTTGGCTACAGAGCTTTCAAAGAGAAGCACGGGAAAAACGGTCTATATTTTAGATGAGCCCACGACAGGGCTTCACTTTGCCGATGTTCATAAATTAGTTGAAATACTCAGACGCTTGTCAGATAGCGGAAATACTGTTATAGTTATAGAGCATAATCTTGATGTAATTAAGACGGCAGATTATATTATTGATATGGGACCTGAAGGAGGCGACAAGGGAGGAACCGTCATTGCAAAGGGAACACCTGAGGAGATTGCAAATGTAAAGGATTCTTACACTGGTCAATATGTAAAGAGATATCTTGTTCCAGAGAAATATCAATAA
- a CDS encoding nuclear transport factor 2 family protein, protein MTNKEKALALISIFASGDTMKAKELLAEGYIQHNLAYGTGRDAFVGAVEYLASAPVKTTVNNVRAFEDGDKVFLQTVYNFAGAGDQVAFDIFRFDSEGKIAEHWDNLSTKTEPNPSGHTQIDGNLEKNDVDKEDTRKVVEGFVGDVLRGENPDRLTSYFGGDNYIQHNTAIADGLSGLGAALEALAKQGIQMIYNKTYFVLADGDYALAVSEGTFGGVATSFYDLFRVENGKIVEHWDVMETIADKTTWKNQNGKF, encoded by the coding sequence ATGACAAACAAAGAGAAAGCATTGGCACTTATTAGTATATTTGCATCAGGAGATACAATGAAGGCAAAGGAACTTCTTGCAGAGGGTTACATTCAGCATAATCTTGCTTATGGAACAGGAAGAGATGCTTTTGTAGGAGCAGTGGAATATCTTGCTTCTGCCCCGGTTAAAACAACTGTTAATAATGTTCGTGCATTTGAAGATGGCGATAAGGTGTTTCTACAAACGGTATATAATTTTGCAGGAGCAGGAGATCAGGTAGCATTTGATATTTTCAGATTTGACTCAGAAGGAAAGATTGCAGAACACTGGGACAATCTGTCTACAAAAACTGAACCTAATCCGTCAGGACATACACAGATTGACGGCAACTTAGAGAAGAATGATGTGGATAAGGAAGATACAAGAAAGGTTGTAGAGGGATTTGTAGGAGATGTCCTTCGTGGAGAAAATCCTGATAGGCTTACTTCATACTTTGGTGGAGATAATTATATTCAGCACAATACAGCAATTGCTGACGGACTTTCAGGGCTTGGTGCTGCACTTGAAGCGTTGGCAAAACAGGGAATACAGATGATATATAATAAGACTTATTTTGTATTGGCTGATGGAGATTATGCACTTGCAGTAAGTGAAGGAACATTTGGGGGTGTGGCAACATCCTTCTATGATTTGTTCCGTGTGGAAAATGGGAAAATTGTAGAACACTGGGATGTTATGGAAACAATAGCTGATAAAACGACTTGGAAAAATCAGAATGGAAAGTTCTAA
- the guaA gene encoding glutamine-hydrolyzing GMP synthase, whose amino-acid sequence MNLKQELIIVLDFGGQYNQLVARRVRENNVYCEIYSYKMPIEEIKAKNPKGIILTGGPNSCYEDGAPAYSKELFELGIPVLGLCYGAQMMQHLLNGHVTKAPVGEYGKTEIVIDNKECKLFKDVQEKTIVWMSHSDYIEKVAPEFEIVAHSKDCPVAAAQNMEKNLYAIQFHPEVLHTAEGTKMIGNFVRLVCGCDCNWKMDTFVESSIKAIREKVGNGKALCALSGGVDSSVAAVMMSKAIGENLTCVFVDHGLLRKDEGDEVEAVFGPNGPYKLNFIRVNAQQRFYDKLKGVTEPEQKRKIIGEEFIRVFEEEAKKIGAVDFLVQGTIYPDVVESGLGGESVVIKSHHNVGGLPDYVDFKEIIEPLRDLFKDEVRKAGLELGIPEKLVFRQPFPGPGLGIRIIGEVTEEKVKIVQEADAIYREEIANAGLDRSISQYFAALTNMRSVGVMGDYRTYDYAIALRAVNTIDFMTAESAEIPYPVLQKVTSRIINEVDHVNRVMYDITSKPPGTIELE is encoded by the coding sequence TTGAATTTAAAACAGGAATTAATTATTGTTTTGGATTTTGGCGGTCAGTACAATCAACTTGTTGCAAGGCGTGTCAGAGAGAACAATGTCTATTGCGAAATCTATTCATACAAGATGCCAATTGAGGAGATTAAGGCAAAAAATCCAAAGGGAATTATTTTGACAGGTGGTCCAAATAGCTGTTATGAAGATGGAGCACCAGCGTACTCAAAAGAACTATTTGAGCTTGGCATCCCAGTACTTGGACTTTGCTATGGTGCACAGATGATGCAACATCTTCTCAATGGACATGTCACTAAGGCACCAGTGGGCGAGTATGGAAAGACAGAGATTGTCATTGATAACAAAGAGTGCAAACTCTTTAAAGATGTGCAAGAAAAGACCATTGTATGGATGAGCCATTCTGATTATATCGAAAAGGTAGCACCTGAATTTGAGATTGTGGCACATTCTAAGGACTGCCCAGTGGCAGCAGCACAGAATATGGAAAAGAATCTCTATGCCATTCAGTTTCATCCTGAGGTACTGCACACAGCAGAGGGAACAAAAATGATTGGAAACTTTGTTCGCCTTGTCTGTGGCTGTGATTGCAATTGGAAAATGGATACATTTGTAGAAAGTAGTATCAAGGCCATTCGAGAAAAAGTGGGAAATGGCAAGGCACTCTGTGCTCTCTCTGGGGGGGTGGATTCTTCTGTTGCTGCAGTTATGATGAGTAAGGCCATTGGAGAGAACTTGACCTGTGTGTTTGTGGACCATGGTCTTCTTCGAAAGGATGAGGGCGACGAGGTAGAAGCTGTCTTTGGTCCAAATGGCCCATATAAGCTAAATTTTATTCGTGTCAATGCACAGCAAAGATTTTACGATAAGTTAAAGGGCGTGACAGAGCCAGAGCAAAAGAGAAAGATTATTGGCGAAGAGTTTATTCGAGTATTTGAGGAAGAGGCAAAAAAGATTGGTGCGGTAGATTTTCTTGTACAGGGAACGATTTATCCCGATGTCGTTGAGTCAGGTCTTGGCGGAGAGAGCGTAGTGATCAAGTCCCACCATAATGTCGGAGGGCTCCCTGACTATGTCGACTTTAAGGAGATTATCGAGCCACTTCGTGACCTCTTTAAAGATGAGGTGCGAAAGGCAGGGCTTGAGCTTGGAATTCCAGAAAAGTTGGTATTTCGTCAGCCATTCCCAGGTCCGGGACTTGGCATTCGCATTATTGGCGAAGTGACGGAGGAGAAGGTAAAGATTGTTCAAGAGGCCGATGCGATTTACCGCGAGGAGATTGCCAATGCAGGACTTGACCGAAGCATTAGTCAGTACTTTGCGGCTCTCACCAATATGAGAAGTGTTGGCGTTATGGGAGATTATCGAACCTATGACTATGCCATTGCCCTTCGTGCAGTCAATACCATTGACTTTATGACCGCAGAGTCAGCAGAAATTCCATATCCTGTACTTCAAAAGGTGACCAGTCGCATTATCAATGAAGTCGATCATGTCAACCGAGTGATGTATGATATCACCAGCAAGCCACCGGGAACTATTGAGCTTGAGTAA
- a CDS encoding FtsW/RodA/SpoVE family cell cycle protein, producing the protein MRNFFIGIIADVVQSFRKSRNSNGRIDRKMIVAMIMLAVFGLLMVYSASSFALQVDGKNVWSTTLRQFAFFIIGGIACAVMAILLDYHLFLKWTPCLYLFCVFLNLYTMFFGVSSHGQKRWLRIAGIRFQPSEVSKIVCIFAMSILLVKLSSKKSVGIGKVFLDLWTVGLWSFALAGPIAVRNLSTGLIIIFMSLLMYFLTQNIKTGAMIFWVGFLTLLIAGGLYTLYVFGDHLGFLGYRISRILVWRHPENYKDSGGYQVLRGLYAVGSGGLLGRGFGRGLQKVTGLPESDNDMIFAVICEELGVVGVAILFIIYAYLFYRMAMAIAKVKDIYGRFIIIGVMAHFSCQIVLNVCVVTGLIPNTGVTLPFISYGGTAIITSMIEVGLVLNVMHCDRKKKSSGAER; encoded by the coding sequence TTGAGAAATTTTTTTATTGGCATTATAGCGGATGTGGTACAAAGTTTCCGAAAATCAAGAAATTCCAATGGCAGAATTGACCGTAAGATGATTGTGGCAATGATTATGTTGGCTGTGTTTGGTCTTCTTATGGTCTACTCGGCCAGCTCCTTCGCATTACAAGTAGATGGGAAGAATGTTTGGTCGACCACATTGAGGCAATTTGCATTTTTTATCATTGGTGGAATTGCCTGTGCAGTTATGGCAATACTATTGGATTATCATTTGTTTTTAAAGTGGACGCCCTGTCTCTATCTCTTTTGTGTTTTTTTGAATCTCTATACGATGTTTTTTGGTGTGAGTAGTCATGGACAAAAAAGATGGCTAAGAATTGCGGGGATAAGGTTTCAGCCTTCGGAGGTGTCAAAAATTGTATGTATTTTTGCCATGTCCATTTTACTTGTCAAATTGTCTTCAAAAAAGAGTGTAGGAATAGGAAAAGTATTTTTGGATCTTTGGACTGTAGGACTGTGGAGTTTTGCTCTTGCAGGACCAATTGCAGTGAGAAACCTCAGTACAGGTTTAATTATTATCTTTATGAGTTTGTTGATGTACTTTTTGACACAGAATATCAAAACTGGAGCGATGATTTTTTGGGTCGGTTTTTTGACCCTTTTGATTGCCGGTGGGCTCTATACGCTCTATGTTTTTGGCGATCATCTTGGTTTTTTGGGATATCGAATTTCGAGAATTTTAGTTTGGAGGCATCCAGAGAATTATAAAGATAGTGGAGGATATCAGGTATTACGTGGTCTCTATGCGGTAGGTTCAGGTGGACTTTTGGGAAGGGGCTTTGGACGAGGACTGCAAAAAGTGACGGGTCTTCCAGAAAGTGACAATGATATGATTTTTGCTGTTATTTGCGAAGAGCTTGGTGTTGTTGGTGTGGCCATTTTATTTATTATCTATGCCTATTTATTTTATCGAATGGCCATGGCTATTGCAAAAGTCAAAGATATCTATGGAAGATTTATTATTATTGGTGTGATGGCACATTTTAGTTGTCAAATTGTGTTGAATGTGTGCGTTGTTACAGGGCTCATTCCCAACACGGGTGTCACTTTGCCTTTTATTAGCTATGGTGGTACAGCCATTATTACATCGATGATTGAGGTTGGATTGGTGCTCAATGTTATGCACTGCGATCGAAAAAAGAAATCGAGTGGAGCAGAGCGATGA
- a CDS encoding RpiB/LacA/LacB family sugar-phosphate isomerase — protein MKIGIIQGTTQVDKNEILYRITNKVVSSKNYEIINFGVYPWEINSYSYTEIAVLTALLINSKVVDFVITGCSSGQGMNLACNTLPGLLSGFIQNPQDAYLFGRINDGNVASLSLGLGFGWLGELNLEYTLEKLFDGDFGIGFPPEIAERKIKETSRVKKFNEISKVSLIEFMEQLEQEFMAKILSKKDVIDYILNHSREEKLIKYISSKI, from the coding sequence ATGAAGATAGGAATAATTCAAGGAACAACACAAGTTGATAAGAATGAAATATTATATAGAATAACAAATAAAGTAGTGTCATCAAAGAATTATGAAATTATAAATTTTGGGGTTTATCCGTGGGAAATAAATTCATATTCGTATACAGAAATTGCGGTCTTAACTGCCTTACTCATCAATAGTAAGGTGGTCGATTTTGTGATAACTGGATGTTCTTCAGGGCAAGGAATGAATTTGGCATGCAATACATTGCCAGGGTTATTGTCAGGGTTTATTCAGAATCCACAAGACGCCTACCTATTTGGAAGAATTAACGATGGCAATGTAGCAAGTTTATCTTTGGGATTGGGTTTTGGTTGGTTAGGGGAACTCAATCTTGAATATACTTTAGAAAAATTGTTTGATGGAGACTTTGGAATCGGATTTCCTCCAGAGATTGCAGAACGAAAGATTAAAGAAACCAGTCGTGTTAAAAAATTTAATGAAATAAGTAAGGTATCTTTGATTGAGTTTATGGAGCAGTTGGAACAAGAGTTTATGGCTAAAATACTGTCTAAAAAAGATGTTATTGATTATATACTTAATCATTCAAGAGAGGAAAAACTAATAAAATACATTTCAAGTAAGATTTGA
- a CDS encoding ribonuclease H family protein: protein MYGGEKMKKYYAVRIGRVPGIYETWNECKAQVHGFASASYKSFTNREEALSFVNGNENRQCKKICPDKETLLAYVDGSYNAASHEFSYGIVYLREDGEEVEAKKVEDPSLVDMRNVAGEIKGAEMAMRYALKNQYKKLYIFHDYEGIAKWCTGEWKTNKEGTRAYRNFFEKIKHQLEVHFVKVVAHTNIKYNDMADALAKSALGIQ, encoded by the coding sequence ATGTATGGTGGAGAAAAAATGAAAAAGTATTACGCAGTTCGCATAGGCAGAGTGCCAGGAATTTATGAGACATGGAATGAGTGCAAGGCACAAGTGCATGGTTTTGCTTCGGCATCCTATAAATCATTTACAAATAGAGAAGAGGCACTATCCTTTGTCAATGGGAATGAGAATAGGCAATGTAAAAAAATTTGCCCTGATAAAGAAACATTGCTTGCCTATGTAGATGGAAGTTACAATGCAGCTTCTCATGAATTTTCTTATGGCATTGTCTATTTGAGAGAAGATGGGGAAGAAGTAGAGGCAAAGAAAGTGGAGGATCCAAGTCTTGTCGATATGAGAAATGTTGCAGGTGAGATTAAGGGAGCCGAGATGGCTATGCGTTATGCCTTAAAAAATCAATATAAAAAACTCTATATTTTTCATGATTATGAGGGCATTGCCAAGTGGTGCACTGGAGAGTGGAAGACCAATAAAGAAGGAACAAGAGCCTATCGAAATTTTTTTGAAAAGATTAAGCATCAGCTAGAAGTTCATTTTGTAAAAGTTGTAGCACATACCAATATTAAGTACAATGATATGGCCGATGCACTAGCGAAGTCTGCACTTGGTATTCAGTAA
- the murD gene encoding UDP-N-acetylmuramoyl-L-alanine--D-glutamate ligase: MKKKVMVAGLGKSGISAAKLLLDVGSEVLLYDGNAQLDVENIIEKLHVEDRSKITTKTGELLAEDLAGIHLCVISPGIDLETPFVKVINEAKVPIWSEIELGYAIAKGELIAITGTNGKTTTTALTGAIMKKFNSDSFTVGNIGIPYTDVALATTEKSITVLEASSFQLETIIKFRPHVSAILNITPDHLNRHHTMENYARIKEDITLNQSKDDFCILNYEDEVLRKFGTDGECPATVVFFSSAQKLENGFYLDGDMIYHAIDGKSEAILNIQDVNLLGRHNYENIMAAIAMADCMKVPMDVILEVCKEFKAVEHRIEFVAEQYGVKYYNDSKGTNPDAAIQAVKAMPGPILLIAGGYDKKSTYDEWIESFNGNVRYLVLMGQTRDAIAECAKKHGFPNENIIYAESMEEAVKVCASYAEPGDDVLLSPACASWGMFDNYEQRGNIFKQCVRNL, encoded by the coding sequence ATGAAGAAAAAAGTCATGGTTGCTGGATTAGGAAAGAGTGGAATTTCTGCAGCAAAGTTATTATTGGATGTGGGAAGCGAGGTCCTTTTGTATGATGGCAATGCCCAGCTAGATGTAGAAAATATCATTGAAAAACTTCATGTAGAGGATAGAAGTAAGATCACCACAAAGACAGGAGAACTTTTGGCAGAGGATTTGGCTGGGATTCATCTATGTGTCATCAGTCCAGGAATTGATCTTGAAACACCATTTGTCAAGGTGATTAACGAGGCTAAGGTTCCAATTTGGAGTGAAATAGAGCTAGGATATGCCATTGCCAAGGGAGAGTTGATTGCCATCACAGGAACGAATGGAAAGACAACAACCACGGCTCTTACAGGGGCCATTATGAAAAAGTTCAATTCGGACAGCTTTACTGTTGGAAATATTGGAATTCCATATACAGATGTTGCATTGGCAACAACGGAAAAATCAATTACTGTATTGGAGGCTTCAAGTTTCCAATTGGAGACCATTATTAAGTTTCGGCCACATGTCAGTGCGATTTTAAATATCACACCCGACCACTTAAATCGTCATCATACGATGGAAAATTATGCACGAATTAAAGAGGATATTACACTCAATCAGAGCAAAGATGATTTTTGTATTCTCAACTATGAGGATGAAGTTTTGAGAAAGTTTGGAACGGATGGGGAATGTCCAGCTACCGTAGTATTTTTCTCCAGTGCTCAGAAATTGGAAAATGGATTTTATCTCGATGGAGATATGATTTATCATGCCATTGATGGAAAAAGTGAGGCAATCTTAAATATTCAGGATGTCAATTTGCTCGGTCGACATAACTATGAGAATATTATGGCAGCGATAGCGATGGCCGATTGTATGAAGGTGCCAATGGATGTTATCTTAGAAGTTTGTAAGGAATTTAAGGCGGTGGAGCATCGCATTGAATTTGTTGCCGAGCAATATGGTGTCAAGTATTACAATGATTCTAAGGGAACAAATCCTGATGCAGCTATTCAGGCAGTAAAGGCCATGCCAGGACCTATTCTTTTGATTGCAGGTGGATATGATAAAAAGTCTACTTATGATGAATGGATTGAATCATTTAATGGAAATGTACGCTATTTAGTTTTGATGGGACAGACTAGAGATGCCATTGCTGAGTGTGCAAAAAAGCATGGCTTTCCAAATGAGAATATTATTTATGCAGAGAGTATGGAAGAAGCAGTTAAGGTCTGTGCTTCTTATGCAGAACCAGGGGATGATGTATTGCTTTCCCCAGCATGTGCAAGTTGGGGAATGTTTGATAACTATGAGCAGCGCGGAAATATTTTCAAGCAATGTGTGAGAAATTTGTAA
- the ftsZ gene encoding cell division protein FtsZ, giving the protein MLEIKINEAENAAKIIVVGVGGAGNNAVNRMIEENIEGVEFIGINTDHQALQSCKAPIAMQIGEKLTKGLGAGARPEVGEKAAEENSEDISAALAGADMVFVTCGMGGGTGTGAAPVIARIAKEMGILTVGVVTKPFRFEGKQRMVNALNGIECLKECVDTLIVIPNDKLLEIVDRRISMPDALRKADEVLQQGVQGITDLINVPALINLDFADVQTVMIDKGYAHIGIGYATGDEKALDAVKQAVQSPLLETSIEGASHVIINISGDISLIEANEAASYVQELAGDDANIIFGAMYDENAQDEVTITVIATGLDEVPTALPVKGQFTKDFNNRKPAPPVQPTQQRPTQQARPQQQNRPLYGGNNAAPQGTQQQAKPAFTQQQQAKPGLNRAEQPTEGQSQNQDANNQQRNVGFKQRPSSEIQINVPDFLKNRK; this is encoded by the coding sequence TTGTTGGAAATAAAGATTAATGAAGCTGAGAATGCAGCGAAGATTATTGTTGTTGGTGTAGGTGGGGCTGGCAATAATGCAGTCAATCGAATGATTGAAGAGAATATTGAGGGTGTTGAGTTTATTGGTATTAATACAGACCATCAGGCATTGCAATCTTGCAAGGCACCAATTGCTATGCAAATTGGAGAAAAGTTGACGAAAGGTCTCGGCGCAGGTGCAAGACCAGAGGTGGGTGAAAAGGCAGCAGAGGAAAATTCTGAGGATATTTCGGCAGCACTTGCTGGTGCAGATATGGTTTTTGTCACCTGTGGCATGGGCGGTGGAACAGGAACGGGTGCCGCACCAGTTATTGCAAGGATTGCCAAGGAAATGGGTATTTTAACAGTTGGTGTTGTGACAAAGCCTTTCCGATTTGAGGGAAAGCAAAGAATGGTCAATGCACTCAATGGTATTGAGTGCCTAAAGGAATGTGTGGACACCTTGATTGTCATTCCAAATGACAAGCTCTTGGAGATTGTAGATCGAAGAATTAGTATGCCAGATGCACTCAGAAAGGCCGATGAGGTATTACAGCAGGGTGTACAGGGTATCACAGATTTGATCAATGTACCAGCACTCATTAACCTTGACTTTGCGGATGTGCAGACGGTTATGATTGACAAGGGATATGCACATATCGGTATTGGATATGCAACAGGCGATGAGAAGGCACTTGATGCAGTAAAGCAGGCTGTGCAATCTCCACTTTTGGAGACCAGTATCGAGGGAGCATCACATGTCATTATCAATATTTCTGGTGATATTAGCTTGATTGAAGCCAATGAGGCCGCAAGCTATGTACAAGAACTTGCTGGCGATGATGCCAATATTATCTTTGGTGCGATGTATGATGAGAATGCACAAGATGAGGTGACGATCACGGTTATTGCAACCGGTCTTGATGAAGTGCCAACAGCACTTCCTGTAAAAGGACAATTTACAAAGGACTTTAACAATAGAAAGCCAGCACCGCCAGTGCAGCCAACACAGCAGCGTCCAACACAACAGGCTCGCCCACAGCAACAAAATCGTCCACTCTATGGTGGAAATAATGCAGCTCCACAGGGCACTCAACAGCAGGCAAAGCCAGCATTTACACAGCAACAACAGGCAAAACCAGGATTAAATAGAGCTGAGCAGCCAACAGAAGGTCAGAGTCAAAATCAGGATGCCAATAATCAGCAAAGAAATGTAGGATTTAAGCAAAGACCAAGTTCAGAGATTCAGATTAATGTTCCTGATTTCTTAAAGAATAGAAAGTAA